CCACCGCGCCGCCGGCGCCGCTTCTTCGGTGCGTCGGGATCGCCGCCGTCGGCCGCGCTCGCCGCGGGTGCGCCGCCGGCCGCGGAGGGTCGACTGTCGCCGATCTGAGGCTTCGGCGGCGCGGGGCGGCGATCGCCGACCTGCGGGCGAGCGCCGGTCGACGGCAGGTCCGCGTCCTCGCGGGCCTCCGCGAGCGCGTCGTCGTCGGTGTAGCCGCTGTCGGCGTCGGCGTCGGTCCAGTCGTTGCCGCGCTGCTCGCGGCCCGGTGCGATCGTCGTCTCGTCGTCGTTATCGTCGGCCGCGTCCGCGTCGGCCTCGTCGTCGGTCGCGGCCGATACGGCCGACTCGGGACGCGGGCCGGTCGGACGCTTCCGGTTGCGACCGCCACGGCTGCCGCGACGGCGTCGGGGCTTGGGCTTGCCGTCGATGCCCCCGGCTTCGGGTCCGAGCGGGCGCGGGGTCGCGCCGACGTCAGCGGATCCGGGCGGTTGCTCCTCGGGGTGCCCGTCGCTCCCGTTCGACGACGGGACGGCGGTGACGATGGGTTCGGCCGGCGCCGGCGGCGCACTCGCCGCGACTTCCGGGAGCGTGGGCTCGGGGAGGACGGACTCGGACATCGGTTCCTTCTCTCACGACGCACGCACCACGGGTACGTGCGGGCGCGTGTCGGCGTCGAGCGGTTCGCACCGCGCGCCGTCGCGCTCGATCCATTGATGGGTCCGCACCGCGCGTCCGATCGCGAGCGTCGGCGGGTCGGGGCGCGTGCCCGCGATCGCGGCGACGACCTCGCTCGGCTTCGCGCCGCGCGGTTGGGTCGACAATTCCATTTCGAGTGTCGGGATGTTCGCGACCTCGCCATCGACGACGTCGAGGCTCCGGATCGCGGGCCGGACGTCGGACATCGAGGCGCGTCCCTTGCGCACCTGCTCGACCTCGAGCACCGCCGCGGATCGCGCGGCGGCGACGAGCTCGCTCAGCAGGTCGACGGGCACCGGCTCACCGTCGTCCCCGGTCACCTCGACTCGCCAGGTGACCACGGTGACGACTTCCTGCAACGCGGGGGCCCGGTCCGCGAGCGCGACCACGTCGATGACCGAGAGGCCGATCGGCATGGCCGCGTTGAGCCGCTCCGGCAGCGGCTCGAGGTCGACGGGTTCGGACAGCTCGAGGTCGAGGTACTCGGCCTCGCTCTCGTACCCCGTCGAGAGGGCGAGCCCGAAGCTGACCTTCGGGCGGGGCGAGAAGCCCAGTGTGAACGCGAGCGGCAGCTGCTCGATGCGCAACGCCCGCTCGAACGCGCGGGCGACGTCGCGGTGCGAGATCCACCGGACCTTGCCCTGCTTCGAGTACTTCACGCGCACGGCGTAACCCGCGTCGCCGCGCATCAGACGCCGTCTCCGGCGATCGCGGGTTCGGGACGGCGGCCGAGCGCAATCGGCACGTCGGCACCGCGCGACAGATCCTGCCCGGTGCCCTGGCTCCCACCCGCGGGCGCGACCGTCGACGCGACGACGTGCTCGAGGGCGTACCCGGTGCACACGCCGCAGTCGTAACACGGCGTCCAGCGACAATCGGGGAGCCCGTGCTCGCGCAGCGCGTCCTGCCAGTCCTGCCAGAGGAAATCGGAGTGCAGGCCCGCGCGGATGTGCTCCCACGGGAGCAGCTCGTCACGCGTGCGCTGGCGCGTGACGTACCAGTCGGGGTCGAGTCCTTCGGCGCGCAGCGCGTCGAGCCAGCGCTCGAGGTCGAAGTGCTCGGACCACTCTTGGAAGGTGCCACCGCCGCGCCACACGCGCTCGATCACACGACCGAGCCGGCGGTCACCGCGGCTGAGGAGCCCCTCGGCGAAGGTCGCTTCGGGGTCGTGCCACTTGAGCTGCGCGGCGCGCTGACCCTTGAGCGCGTTGCGCACGAGGCCGATCTTGCGGTGCAGCTCGCCGACACCGTTCTGCCCGAACCACTGGAACGGCGTGTGTGCCTTCGGCACGAAGCCACCGAGCGACACCGTGCACGACGGGTTCTTCGTGTGCTTGCGGCCGACGTCGATCACCGAGCGCGCCAACTGCGCGATGCCGAGCGTGTCTTCGTCGGTCTCGGTGGGCAGCCCGGTGAGGAAGTAGAGCTTCACCCGCCGCCAGCCGCTCGAGTACGCGCCGTCGACCGCGGCGTAGAGATCTTCCTCGGTGATCAACTTGTTGATGACCTGCCGCAGCCGCCACGAACCACCCTCGGGCGCGAACGTGAGCCCGGTGCGACGCACCTTCTGGATCTCGCTCGCGATCCCCACGGTGAAGGCGTCGACGCGCAGCGACGGCAGCGAGAGGCTGACCCCGCCGGTGCCTTCCTGGTCGTTCACGAGGTCGGCGACGACCCGGTCGATGCCCGAGAAGTCGGCGCTCGACAGCGACGTGAGCGCGACCTCGTCGTAACCGGTGCGGCGGAGGCCCTCGCGCACCATCGTGCGGACCTGCTCCTCGGGCCGTTCGCGCACCGGCCGCGTGATCATCCCGGCCTGGCAGAAGCGGCAACCGCGCGTGCAGCCGCGGAAGATCTCGACGTTCAGCCGGTCGTGCACGACCTCGATGAGCGGCACGAGCTGCTGCTTCGGATACGGCCAGTCGCCGAGGTCGGCGATCGTGCGCTTCTCGACCGTGCTCGCGGCTTCGGGCACGCGCGGCGTGATCGAACGCAGCGCGGGGCCGTCGTACTCGACGTCGTAGAGCGACGGCACGTACACGCCGACGATCGTCGCGAGGTCGCGCAGGACCGCTTCCCTCGATGCGCGGCCGCCGCGCTTCCACGCGCCGACGACGGCGGCGATCTCCCCGACCACCTCTTCGCCGTCGCCGATCACGAAGGCGTCGACGAAGTCGGCGAGCGGCTCCGGGTTGAACGTGCAGTGACCGCCCGCGATGACGATCGGATCTTCCGGCTTGCGGTGCTCGGCGCGAATCGGCACGCCGGCGAGGTCGACGCAGTTCAGGAGGTTCGTCGAGACGAGCTCGGCCGAGAGGTTGAAGGCGAGCACGTCGAAGTCGGCGGCGGCGCGGTGCGTGTCGACCGAGAAGAGCGGGACACGCGTGCTGCGCATCGCGCGCTCGAGATCGGTCCACGGGGCGTAGGCGCGTTCGGCGACGGCGTCGTCGCGCTCGTTCAGGATTTCGTAGAGGATCTGGAGGCCCTGGTTGGGGAGGCCGATCTCGTAGGTGTCGGGATAGATCAGGAGAAAGGCCGCCTGACCGGGCCGGTGATCCGGCGCCAGGGCGCCTCGCTCCATGCCGATGTAGCGAGCGGGCTTCTCCACCTTGGCCAGGAGCGGTTCGATCCGCGGCCAGAGGTTGGACATGTCCGGGTGAGTCTACCTGGCGGTAGGCGGAACCCGGGGCATCGCTCCGTGGTACTCGGCGCGCGCTGCGCGGCGTTCCTCGCCACCCCACCCTCTGGAAGGGCTCGCAGCAGGCGACCAGAACTATGTGAAGCGGCGCATGTGGACGTTGGCGACGAGGCCGACGGCGATGAAGTACGTGATGAGCGCGGAGCCGCCGTAGGACATGAACGGTAACGGGATGCCGGTGATCGGCATGATCCCCATCGTCATGCCCATGTTCTCGAACACCTGGAAGGCGAACATCGCGAGGATGCCGATGCACAGCAGCGTCCCGAAGAAGTCGGTCGACAGCAGGGCTATTCGCCAGGTGCGCCACACGAGCAGCGCGAACAGCGCGAGCAGCAGCGCGCCGCCGAGGAACCCGAGCTCCTCCCCCACGACCGTGAAGATGAAGTCGGTGTGCTGCGCAGGCACGTAGCTGAGCTTCGTCAGCGTGCCCTTGTAGAGCCCCGTGCCGGTGAGCCCTCCGTGCTGGATCGCGGTGCGCGACTCGGCGAGGTTGTACTCGGCCGGCGTCGCGCTCTCGGTCGACACCGGGCCTTGGTGCAGGAAGCTCGTGAGCCGGTCGAGCCGGTAGCCGCTGAACTTCCCACCGACCGCGAGCGCGCCGACCAGGGTCGCGACGACGAGGAACACGGTGGCGATGTGCATCGGACGGATGCCGGCGACGAGCACGACTGCGGCGACGATCACGCACATCACGAGCATCGTGCCGAGGTCGTTCTGGAGCATCACGAGCGCCATCGGCACGAACGCGATCCCGAGGGTGATCGCGAGCCGCCACGCGTCGAGGTCGCCGCGATGTTGATGGCAGTAGCCCGCGAGCGTGATGACGAGCACGACCTTCGCGATCTCCGACGGCTGGAACTGCAGCGGACCGACCTGGAACCACGCGGTCGTGCTGTTGCGGCCGGTGCCGATGAAGCGCACCGCGAAGAGCAGCGGCAACGTCCCGATGTAGAGGAGCGGGAAGAGGTCGCGCAGCTTCCGGTAGTCGATCGCCATCGCGACGAGCATGAGCACGACGCCGATCACGAGCGCGATCCCCTGCCGCTCGACGTAATAGAAGCGGTCGACGTGCTCGAGCGACAGCCGCGTGCGCGTCGACGAGTAGATCATCAGGATCCCGAGCGCGGTGATGGCGAACGGCGAGAGGATCAGCAGGAAGTCGAGGTGCCGGAACGGCATCGACTCCTGCGCGCGCTCCGTCGACAGGTTCAGCGTCGCGGTCATCAGTCGTTCCCCGTCGCCGAGGCTGCGAGCGGCGCGGGCCGCGAGACGCCGATCAGGCCTTCCATGACCCGGCGCACGATCGGCGCGGAGATCGCGGCACCGAAACCGGCCTGCTCGACGAGCGAGACGACGACGTACGGGTGGCCGTTCGCGCCGGTGACCATGCCGACGAACACCGAGGTGTCGCTCTTGTCGCCTGCGGCGTTCATCACGACCTCGGCCGTGCCCGTCTTGCCCATCACCGGGTGCTGTGCGAGCGGGAAACCTTGGAATGCGTCGTACGCGGTGCCCGAAGGATCGTTCACCGCGCCGGTGAAGCCGTCGACGAGCGCGCTGCGCAGCTGCGGGTCGAGGTCGATGCGGCGGCGTGCCTTCGGCGCGAGCTGGCGGATGATCTTGTGCGTGTCGGGGTCGACGATCTTCGACACGAGCTGCGGTTGGTAGAGCGTGCCGCCGTTGTCGAACGCCGCGTACGCGTCGGCGAGCTGGAGCGGCGTCGCGAGCAGATCGCCCTGACCGACGGCGAGCTCGATGTCGTCACCGGGGTTCCACGCGCTGTTCTGCGCGAGCGCCTGCGAGCCCTTCGGGTACAGATTCCTCGCGAAATCGGCCTTCCACTTCGCGTCGGGCACGCGTCCCGCCGACTCGTCGAGCGCGATACCGGTCTTCGAGCCGAAGCCGAACTCGCGCGCGACCTGCTGGATCGCATAGCCGCGGTTCGCGTCGCCGGCGCGCCATGTGCTCCACATGTCGTCGCCGAACTTGTAGAAGTAGACGTCGCTCGACACGGTGAGCGCCTTGCGCAGGGTGACGGTGCCGTGCGGCTCATTGTTCGCGTTGTGGAACGTCGACGCGCCGACCTTGAACGATCCCGGGTCGTCGACCGGCGTGAACTCGCCGCGGTAGTCGTACTTGATCATCGCAACGGACGACACGAGCTTGAACGTCGACCCGACCGCGTACAGACCCTGTGTCGCGCGGTTCAACAGGCGCGCGGGCGGCGCGGTCAGGTCCTTGTACTGCGCGGTCGTGATCCCGTTGACGAACTGCGCGGGATCGAACGATGGGTACGACGCCATCGCCGCGACCGCACCGGAGCTCGCGTCGAGCACGACGACGGATCCGCCGGGCGCCTTGTAGTTCTCGAGGCGAAGGTCCTTCACCTCGGTGTTCTGGTCGGTCCGCGCGATCGCGATGCCTTGTGCGAGCGACGACTCCGCGATCTGCTGCAGGTGCGCGTTGATGGTCAAGTACACGTTGTCGCCGGGACGGCCGGGCGCCGAGACGACGGGATTGCCGACGACCCGTCCCGCGGGATCGACCTCGACGCGCTCGCGGCGCGACACGCCGTGCAGGTAGTTGTCGTACGTCGCCTCGACGCCCGCGCGACCGATCGTGTCGTTGTCCTCGTAGCCGCGGTGCTTCTTCGCTTCCGCGGGACTCGTGATGTGTCCGACGTAGCCGAGCACGTGCGCGGCCAGCGTGCCGTACGGATACGAGCGGTACGGGATCATCTGCACCGTGACGTGCGGATAGCGCTCCTGCCGCTCGAGGATCGTGAGCCGCACCGCGTCCGGAACCTCGTTGCCGACCGCGATGACCGCGGGCTCGAACGGCGACTGCCGCGGATCGTTGATCCGCTTGTTCACTTCCTTCGTCGTGAGGTGCAGCAGCGTCGAGAGCCGCTGTACGACGTTCTTGCGTTCCGCGCCGACGAGCCGGCGGTCGACTTCGATCCCCCACTCCACCTGGTCCTGCACGAGCACCGCGCCCTGCGAGTCGAGGATGAGACCGCGCGGCGACTCCTGCTGCGTGGTGCGGAACGTGTTCTGCGCGATGACCGCGACGGTCGCCTCGCTGTTGCCGATCTGGAGGAACCACAGCCGGCCCAGCAGCGCGCTGAACAACGCGACGGCGACCACTCCGACGATCGCGACGCGTACGCGCTGATCGTTCACGGGCGCGCCGTTCTCACGGAGTTCGAACCCACGGCCGGCACCGACCCATGTTGGCCGCTCTTCAAGCGCTGTGCATACCGGGCCTCAGCCAAGCAAGACGACCGTTCCCGCATGAGCGCGCGAGCGGACGCGAGCAGCGCGGCCACGGCGGATCCCATCCCGCGTCGAGGAGGGCGAAGCTTGCGAGCCCGACCAAGAGAATCGCTTCAGTCTCGCCAGGTCATCGGTGGCGCGACCCGCGTGCGCACGAACCGGTCGACCAGCGGAAACACCACGAGCGCGGCGATCGCGTCGTAGAGCGCGGCCCGCGCCACGATCCCGACCGTCGTGAGGTGGATGAGCGAGTCGGTGCCCGCGAGAATCGCGATGACGGCGAAGATCAGTCCGCCGATGAGACCGCCGAGGCCGCCGAGCACGAACGGCAGCCACCGGCTCGATCGGATGAGCGACGCTTGGATCACGCCCGTCGCGTAGCCGGTCACCGCGTACGCGAGCGCGGACGCGCCGACCGGCGTGCGGAGGAAGAGATCGAAGCCCAGCCCCGTCGCGAAGCCGACGATCGCGGCCGTCTCCGCGTCGTCGTGATACGCGATCGCGATCGCGAGGACGAGGCCGAGGTCGGGCACCACGCCGAAGAGTCGCAGGTGCGGCATGAACGCGACCTGCACGACGACCGTCGTGAGCACGAGGAGTCCGAGCGGGAGGACGCGGCGCATGTCAGGTCGTC
This sequence is a window from Acidimicrobiia bacterium. Protein-coding genes within it:
- a CDS encoding TIGR03936 family radical SAM-associated protein, with the translated sequence MRGDAGYAVRVKYSKQGKVRWISHRDVARAFERALRIEQLPLAFTLGFSPRPKVSFGLALSTGYESEAEYLDLELSEPVDLEPLPERLNAAMPIGLSVIDVVALADRAPALQEVVTVVTWRVEVTGDDGEPVPVDLLSELVAAARSAAVLEVEQVRKGRASMSDVRPAIRSLDVVDGEVANIPTLEMELSTQPRGAKPSEVVAAIAGTRPDPPTLAIGRAVRTHQWIERDGARCEPLDADTRPHVPVVRAS
- a CDS encoding TIGR03960 family B12-binding radical SAM protein, which codes for MSNLWPRIEPLLAKVEKPARYIGMERGALAPDHRPGQAAFLLIYPDTYEIGLPNQGLQILYEILNERDDAVAERAYAPWTDLERAMRSTRVPLFSVDTHRAAADFDVLAFNLSAELVSTNLLNCVDLAGVPIRAEHRKPEDPIVIAGGHCTFNPEPLADFVDAFVIGDGEEVVGEIAAVVGAWKRGGRASREAVLRDLATIVGVYVPSLYDVEYDGPALRSITPRVPEAASTVEKRTIADLGDWPYPKQQLVPLIEVVHDRLNVEIFRGCTRGCRFCQAGMITRPVRERPEEQVRTMVREGLRRTGYDEVALTSLSSADFSGIDRVVADLVNDQEGTGGVSLSLPSLRVDAFTVGIASEIQKVRRTGLTFAPEGGSWRLRQVINKLITEEDLYAAVDGAYSSGWRRVKLYFLTGLPTETDEDTLGIAQLARSVIDVGRKHTKNPSCTVSLGGFVPKAHTPFQWFGQNGVGELHRKIGLVRNALKGQRAAQLKWHDPEATFAEGLLSRGDRRLGRVIERVWRGGGTFQEWSEHFDLERWLDALRAEGLDPDWYVTRQRTRDELLPWEHIRAGLHSDFLWQDWQDALREHGLPDCRWTPCYDCGVCTGYALEHVVASTVAPAGGSQGTGQDLSRGADVPIALGRRPEPAIAGDGV
- the rodA gene encoding rod shape-determining protein RodA, with the translated sequence MTATLNLSTERAQESMPFRHLDFLLILSPFAITALGILMIYSSTRTRLSLEHVDRFYYVERQGIALVIGVVLMLVAMAIDYRKLRDLFPLLYIGTLPLLFAVRFIGTGRNSTTAWFQVGPLQFQPSEIAKVVLVITLAGYCHQHRGDLDAWRLAITLGIAFVPMALVMLQNDLGTMLVMCVIVAAVVLVAGIRPMHIATVFLVVATLVGALAVGGKFSGYRLDRLTSFLHQGPVSTESATPAEYNLAESRTAIQHGGLTGTGLYKGTLTKLSYVPAQHTDFIFTVVGEELGFLGGALLLALFALLVWRTWRIALLSTDFFGTLLCIGILAMFAFQVFENMGMTMGIMPITGIPLPFMSYGGSALITYFIAVGLVANVHMRRFT
- the mrdA gene encoding penicillin-binding protein 2 encodes the protein MNDQRVRVAIVGVVAVALFSALLGRLWFLQIGNSEATVAVIAQNTFRTTQQESPRGLILDSQGAVLVQDQVEWGIEVDRRLVGAERKNVVQRLSTLLHLTTKEVNKRINDPRQSPFEPAVIAVGNEVPDAVRLTILERQERYPHVTVQMIPYRSYPYGTLAAHVLGYVGHITSPAEAKKHRGYEDNDTIGRAGVEATYDNYLHGVSRRERVEVDPAGRVVGNPVVSAPGRPGDNVYLTINAHLQQIAESSLAQGIAIARTDQNTEVKDLRLENYKAPGGSVVVLDASSGAVAAMASYPSFDPAQFVNGITTAQYKDLTAPPARLLNRATQGLYAVGSTFKLVSSVAMIKYDYRGEFTPVDDPGSFKVGASTFHNANNEPHGTVTLRKALTVSSDVYFYKFGDDMWSTWRAGDANRGYAIQQVAREFGFGSKTGIALDESAGRVPDAKWKADFARNLYPKGSQALAQNSAWNPGDDIELAVGQGDLLATPLQLADAYAAFDNGGTLYQPQLVSKIVDPDTHKIIRQLAPKARRRIDLDPQLRSALVDGFTGAVNDPSGTAYDAFQGFPLAQHPVMGKTGTAEVVMNAAGDKSDTSVFVGMVTGANGHPYVVVSLVEQAGFGAAISAPIVRRVMEGLIGVSRPAPLAASATGND
- the mreD gene encoding rod shape-determining protein MreD — translated: MRRVLPLGLLVLTTVVVQVAFMPHLRLFGVVPDLGLVLAIAIAYHDDAETAAIVGFATGLGFDLFLRTPVGASALAYAVTGYATGVIQASLIRSSRWLPFVLGGLGGLIGGLIFAVIAILAGTDSLIHLTTVGIVARAALYDAIAALVVFPLVDRFVRTRVAPPMTWRD